Genomic window (Chryseobacterium bernardetii):
CCGGCGGATATGGAGTGGGGTTCAATAACCTGCCCGTCTTCTGTTTGCATTACCAAACTTTTGCTTCCGTGAAGTACTCCAAGGGTTCCCAGGAATGTAGTAGCTGCAGATTTTCCTGAATCAACGCCAAGGCCGCCGGCTTCAGCTGCGATGATTTTAACTTCTTTTTCATCTACGAAATGATAGAATGTTCCGGCTGCATTGCTTCCACCACCTACACATGCAATAACATAGTCAGGATTTACTCTTCCGATTTTTTCTTTAAGCTGTTCCTTGATTTCTTTTGAAATAATGCTTTGGAATCTTGCCACCAGATCCGGGAAAGGATGAGGTCCAACTACACTTCCAATTACATAATGAGTGGTAACAGGATTGTTGATCCAGTCTCTTAAAGCTTCATTTACGGCATCTTTAAGGGTTTTTGATCCTGATGTGGCTGCTATAACTTCTGCACCCAGCATTTTCATTCTCGCTACATTCGGTGCCTGTCTCTGGATATCAATTTCACCCATATAAACAATACATTCAAGACCAAGCAATGCACAGGCTGTTGCAGTGGCTACGCCGTGTTGTCCGGCACCGGTTTCTGCAATGATTCTTGTTTTTCCAAGACGTTTTGCCAAAAGAACCTGCCCTAAAGCATTATTGATCTTATGAGCTCCGGTATGATTAAGATCTTCGCGTTTTAAATAGATCTGAGTATTGTATTTTTCACTTAAATTTTTAGCAAAGTACAGTGGTGTCACCCTGCCTACATAATTTTTAAGCAGATCCTGGTATTCATTCTGAAAGTCTTCGGACTCAATAATCTCAAGATAATTCTTTTGAAGTTCTTCTACATTCGGATAAAGCATTTCAGGGATAAAAGCTCCGCCAAATTCTCCATAATATCCGTGTTCATCTGGGTTTTTATAATTCATTTCTTTATTCTTTAGTAATTAAATAAGCGTTGTTTTGTTCACTTAATGTATTGAGCTGTTCTTTTATTTTGTGTGAGACATTAAAAATTAATATATCATCATCTTCTGAATTGATCCATTCTGAGTCCGCCTGTTCCTTAATCGCTTTTGCCTTATCGTAAAGGATTTCAATATTGCATTTTTCATAAAACGGACGAAGGTCAGCATGGCAGAAACCAATAGTCTCCAGATTTCTCTGGGTAACATTTTCCTTAAATTGCTGTACCAGCATAGCCCCATATCCTTTTTTCTTATGGGCTGCAACCAGTCCTACGGCTTCTGCAAAAACATATTGTGTTCCTGAAATTTCCAATACAAAATCAAAATTGAGACGGAAAACTGCCAGAATTTCTGAGTGAGAATCCAACAGGAAATGAAATTCCGAATCTTTAAAAAAAGCGCGGAAGTAGGCAGACTTCATGGTATTCCATGCAGAAATGTCCCAAAGCCGGAGGATATGTTCAATATCACTGTCTGTTAATTCGTTGGTTTGTTTAATATGATATTTCATGAGTTTTAATATAATCAAATTTTATAAGAATCCCGAAGGGACGGTTTAATCACAGCAGAGGATGAAATTTATAATCATGCATAGCTTTCGAAATCATCATTGGTGGTTTGTATTAATTGGGATGTTTTCAATTTTGGGTTAAATCTTCCCGTTGAGACTCATATTGATGTTTTCAATTTTTTTATTTTGTCTGTATTTTTATCCCCCGGCGCTTTTTCAAATTTTGAATTGATATCTAGTGCGAAAGGTTTTTGCTTCAATTCTTCAATATTCTTAATATTCTCCTCTGAAATACCGCCGCTCAGAAAATAGGGGAGTGGGATTTCAAATTCATTTAATACACTCCAGTCAAATTGTTGGCCTGTTCCTCCGAATGCATTACTGTCTGTATCAAACAGGTAATAGGAAATAGGTTGCAGATTTTGGGGTTCAAGGCTGCTATTGAAAGTCTGTGTTATTTTATTTTTGTTTTCAGTGATATCGTTTCCTATTCTTATTACCTTGATTATTTTAACATCAGGATTTAGTTGTTTTTTTAATTCAATAATAAAATGATGATCCTCATCACCATGTAGCTGAATCAAATTTAGTTTTCCTTTTACAGCAATTTCAACAATGGCTTCAACTTTTTCATTGACAAAAACTCCAACTTTTCCCTGATGGTTAATCTGGGCAATATCTTCCAGACTCAAATGATTCAGAACATATCGCGGCGATTTTTTATAGAAAATAAAACCTAGAAAATCTACATTGATAGAGATCAGTTCCTGAATCTGATCTTGCTTTGTCAGGCCACAGACTTTAAGAGATGGGAGGATATTGGTTGTTGGCTGTTGGTTCATGATAGTTAATGGATTGTTGTGGATTTTTTGATGATCCGGTGATAAGCTTATGTTCAAATCAATACAGAAAATTCTTCAAATGCTTTTGCTGGATCTGAATTTCTCATAAAATATTCTCCCATCAGAAAACCGTCAAATCCTTTTTCTTTTAAATATTTAAAATCTTCAAGACTATAAATGCCACTTTCTGCAACGGATAAAGTATCCATAGGAAGTTGGTCTTTTAGCTGAACGGAATGCTGTAAATCCACTTTGAAATCTTTCAGGTTTCTGTTGTTAATTCCAACCAAATCGATATTGGAATTAAAATGTTTCAACTCTTCTTCCGTATGAATTTCCAATAAAACTTCCAGATCCAGTTCATGTGCCAGCTCAGTGAACTCCTGAACCTGATTGGGAGAAAGACAGGAAGCTATCAGTAAAATAACATCGGCACCCATGCTTTTCGCTTCATAAAACTGATATTCATCAATCATAAAGTCTTTACGCAGAATAGGAATGTTAATATGCTTTCTTACATTCAAGATATCCTTGAAATTTCCACCGAAAAAATCTGTATCTGTAAGAATGGAAACTCCGCTGGCTCCGAATTTTTCATAAGCTGAAGTGACATCTAAAGGCTGAACACTGTTATTAATGATTCCTTTAGATGGAGACTGTCTTTTAAACTCAGCAATAATTCCACTTTTATTTTTAATAGATTCTCTCAATGATGAACTTTTCCTTTTAAAAAACTCAGAGTTTTTTAGCTCATCAACCGAAACAGCTGCTTTTGAAACCGTTATTTCTTCTTTTTTTCTTTCAATAATTTTATCTAGTATGGTCATGGGTAAAGATTAGAATGTTATAGATGGCTTTAAATTCTTAATTAATTAAAAGGTCAAATGTTTTTAATGCTTTTCCACTTTCCAAACTTTCCTGTGCCAACAGTAAGCAATCATCATATGTTCCGAATTTATGAGTATGGTAAAGAGCTACAGATGCATTGGCCAGAACCACAGAGTTTTGCTGTTCTGTTCCATTTCCTTCCAGAATGTTCATAAAGATTTTTGCCGTTTCTTTGGTGGTATTTCCTGCTTTAATATCTTCTAAAGTTACAGGATTGAAGCCAAGATCTTCTGCAGAATATATTTCTTCTCCTTTTTTGGTAATAATTTTACTGTCATGGGTAAGGCTGATCTCATCATACCCATCCAATCCGTGAACCAGGATAAATTCCTGTGCCTCTTTTTGTAAAAGGTATTGATAGATTCTTGCAATTTCAAGGTTATACACTCCAATCATTGAATATTGAGGTTTTGCAGGATTTACCAAAGGTCCAAGAAGATTAAAGAAGGTTCTTAATCCCAAAGATTTTCTTAATAATCCAACAGATTGTAGAGCAGGATGGAAGTAAGGAGCATGTAAAAAGCAGATATTAGCTCTTTCAAGATCTTCATTCAGCTGTTCCGAACTGTTCTTGAACTGGTATCCCAATTCTTCCAGTACATTGGATGAGCCTGTAGTGGTTGAAGCTCCATAATTTCCATGTTTAGTTACCTTCTGCCCGGCTCCGGCCACCACAAAGCTGGCCAATGTTGATATGTTGATTGTGTTTTTTCCGTCACCGCCTGTTCCTACGATATCAATGGCATCGCTGGCATTAATATGTATTGGAACCGCCATTTGTAATAGTGCTTCTCTAAATCCTTCCAATTCTTTCAGGGTAATATTCCGCATCAGGAAAACACTGATGAAAGCTGTTACTTCTGCTGCATTGAACTTGTTTTGGGCTATTTCAATCATCATGGCTTTTGCCTCAGACTTTGATAAAGTATTGTGATTGAACATATATTGCAAAATTTCTTTCATTTGAGGTGTTTTTATGGTTGATGGATCTTGTTTTGTTTTCATATTGAGCTTACTTCATTAAACTTTCAACAGAAATTTCTACTGATTTAAAAAGTTACGGATAATTACTTCTCCTTCAGGAGTTAAAATACTTTCCGGGTGAAACTGTACCGCATGTACATCATAGGTCTTATGCTGAAGAGCCATAATCATCCCATCTTTATCAACGGCTGTAATTTCCAGTTCATCAGGAAAGTTTTCAGGATTCACAGCCCAGCTGTGGTATCTTCCAACTTCAAGTCCTGATGCTAAATCTTTGAAAAGCTTAGTGTTTTCCTTTACTAATTCAGTAGTAGTAGCCACTCCGTGGAAGATTTCAGACAGGTTGATGAGGCTTCCACCAAAAGCTTCTGCAATGGCTTGTTGTCCTAAACATACCCCTAAAATACTTTTTGTAGGAGCATATTCTTTAATCAGTTCCAATAAAATTCCGGCTTCTTCAGGAATTCCAGGGCCTGGAGAAAGGATGATCTTGTCATATTTTCCAACTTCTTCCAAAGTGATCTGGTCGTTTCTTACAACATCTACTTTTTGATTCAGTATTCTTTCAATGATCTGGACAAGGTTATAAGTAAAGCTGTCATAGTTATCAAAAACCAGAACTTTAGGCTGTGACTGTTGAGAGTTTGTATTGTTGTTCATTTCTTTCTTTTGTAGTATTAATGGGTGAAGGGTTGATGTGGTTTTTAATTTCCTACTATTTTTTCTGCTTTCTCAACTGCTTTTTTCAGCGCATTTAATTTGTTATTTACTTCCTGCAGTTCATTTTCAGGAACTGATTTCGCAACAAGGCCGGCCCCGGCCTGATAATATAAAGTGTTGTTTTTGCTTAAAAAGGTTCTGATCATAATCGCCTGGTTGCATGTGCCGTTTAAACCAACAATCCCAATACATCCGCCATAGTATCCGCGGGAATCTTTTTCATATTGATTAATAAGCTGAAGGGCTTTATGTTTAGGAGCGCCGCTCAAAGTTCCCTGGGGGAAAGTGGCAGAGATCATCTCAAGAGGATTGATCTGCTCCGGAAGATCTGCTGTTACTTCACTTACCATATGGATCACGTGAGAGAAAAGCTGAATTTCTTTCAGCTTGGTAACCGTTACATTTTTACCCAATTTCCCAAGATCGTTACGGGCAAGGTCTACCAGCATGGTATGCTCTGCATTTTCTTTGGGATCATTTTTTAAGACTTCAATGGCTTGAAGATCAGCTTCAAGGTTCCCTGTTCTTTTAGAAGTTCCGGCAATCGGATGGATAACAGCTTTGTGATCTTTAATGATTAACTGGCTTTCAGGGCTGGATCCGAATAATTTGTAGTTTCCATAATCAAAATAAAACAGGTAAGGAGAAGGGTTGATATTCCTTAAAGCACGATACACATTAAACTCATCCCCTGTAAATTTCTGTTCAAATCTTCTGCTCAGTACCAGTTGGAAAACATCACCTCTCATACAGTGCTTTTGGGCTGTTTTTACCAGCTCAATATATTCTTCATCCGTAATATTCGAGGTTTCCTGCCCATTTTTTTCAAATGGATAGACTGGAGTGTTTTGGTTTTTGATGAGGTTTTCTAAAAGATGAAGTTCAGATTTTACGCCTTCCATTTGGTTTTCAATAATATGCATTTCATCATTAAAATGGTTGATGGCAATTACATATTGGTATAATCTGTATCTGAGAATCGGAATTTCTACTTCCGGGCTTTGTGCTTTTAAATTGATGTTTTCAAAGAACTGTACCGCTTCAAAACTTGTATACCCAAATAGGCTTTGTGCAGTCTGCTCAATAGGATCATTGGTTTTTTCACAGTCAAAGACATTGCGGAAGTCTTCAAATATATCGGTGATA
Coding sequences:
- the trpB gene encoding tryptophan synthase subunit beta, yielding MNYKNPDEHGYYGEFGGAFIPEMLYPNVEELQKNYLEIIESEDFQNEYQDLLKNYVGRVTPLYFAKNLSEKYNTQIYLKREDLNHTGAHKINNALGQVLLAKRLGKTRIIAETGAGQHGVATATACALLGLECIVYMGEIDIQRQAPNVARMKMLGAEVIAATSGSKTLKDAVNEALRDWINNPVTTHYVIGSVVGPHPFPDLVARFQSIISKEIKEQLKEKIGRVNPDYVIACVGGGSNAAGTFYHFVDEKEVKIIAAEAGGLGVDSGKSAATTFLGTLGVLHGSKSLVMQTEDGQVIEPHSISAGLDYPGIGPFHANLFKEKRAEFFSINDDEALKCAFELTKLEGIIPALESSHALAVLNKKKFKEDEIVVICLSGRGDKDMETYLKNL
- a CDS encoding GNAT family N-acetyltransferase; the encoded protein is MKYHIKQTNELTDSDIEHILRLWDISAWNTMKSAYFRAFFKDSEFHFLLDSHSEILAVFRLNFDFVLEISGTQYVFAEAVGLVAAHKKKGYGAMLVQQFKENVTQRNLETIGFCHADLRPFYEKCNIEILYDKAKAIKEQADSEWINSEDDDILIFNVSHKIKEQLNTLSEQNNAYLITKE
- a CDS encoding phosphoribosylanthranilate isomerase — its product is MNQQPTTNILPSLKVCGLTKQDQIQELISINVDFLGFIFYKKSPRYVLNHLSLEDIAQINHQGKVGVFVNEKVEAIVEIAVKGKLNLIQLHGDEDHHFIIELKKQLNPDVKIIKVIRIGNDITENKNKITQTFNSSLEPQNLQPISYYLFDTDSNAFGGTGQQFDWSVLNEFEIPLPYFLSGGISEENIKNIEELKQKPFALDINSKFEKAPGDKNTDKIKKLKTSI
- the trpC gene encoding indole-3-glycerol phosphate synthase TrpC; protein product: MTILDKIIERKKEEITVSKAAVSVDELKNSEFFKRKSSSLRESIKNKSGIIAEFKRQSPSKGIINNSVQPLDVTSAYEKFGASGVSILTDTDFFGGNFKDILNVRKHINIPILRKDFMIDEYQFYEAKSMGADVILLIASCLSPNQVQEFTELAHELDLEVLLEIHTEEELKHFNSNIDLVGINNRNLKDFKVDLQHSVQLKDQLPMDTLSVAESGIYSLEDFKYLKEKGFDGFLMGEYFMRNSDPAKAFEEFSVLI
- the trpD gene encoding anthranilate phosphoribosyltransferase, whose product is MKEILQYMFNHNTLSKSEAKAMMIEIAQNKFNAAEVTAFISVFLMRNITLKELEGFREALLQMAVPIHINASDAIDIVGTGGDGKNTINISTLASFVVAGAGQKVTKHGNYGASTTTGSSNVLEELGYQFKNSSEQLNEDLERANICFLHAPYFHPALQSVGLLRKSLGLRTFFNLLGPLVNPAKPQYSMIGVYNLEIARIYQYLLQKEAQEFILVHGLDGYDEISLTHDSKIITKKGEEIYSAEDLGFNPVTLEDIKAGNTTKETAKIFMNILEGNGTEQQNSVVLANASVALYHTHKFGTYDDCLLLAQESLESGKALKTFDLLIN
- a CDS encoding anthranilate synthase component II; the encoded protein is MNNNTNSQQSQPKVLVFDNYDSFTYNLVQIIERILNQKVDVVRNDQITLEEVGKYDKIILSPGPGIPEEAGILLELIKEYAPTKSILGVCLGQQAIAEAFGGSLINLSEIFHGVATTTELVKENTKLFKDLASGLEVGRYHSWAVNPENFPDELEITAVDKDGMIMALQHKTYDVHAVQFHPESILTPEGEVIIRNFLNQ
- a CDS encoding anthranilate synthase component I family protein, which translates into the protein MFTQKIKIKTVSKKTLGDLHTPMNIYLKIRDKFRDTILLESSDSKSIDNNFSFIAINAVAGIEVKNLNEFEIKFPDSAPAKQFIMERNITDIFEDFRNVFDCEKTNDPIEQTAQSLFGYTSFEAVQFFENINLKAQSPEVEIPILRYRLYQYVIAINHFNDEMHIIENQMEGVKSELHLLENLIKNQNTPVYPFEKNGQETSNITDEEYIELVKTAQKHCMRGDVFQLVLSRRFEQKFTGDEFNVYRALRNINPSPYLFYFDYGNYKLFGSSPESQLIIKDHKAVIHPIAGTSKRTGNLEADLQAIEVLKNDPKENAEHTMLVDLARNDLGKLGKNVTVTKLKEIQLFSHVIHMVSEVTADLPEQINPLEMISATFPQGTLSGAPKHKALQLINQYEKDSRGYYGGCIGIVGLNGTCNQAIMIRTFLSKNNTLYYQAGAGLVAKSVPENELQEVNNKLNALKKAVEKAEKIVGN